A genomic window from Neoarius graeffei isolate fNeoGra1 chromosome 5, fNeoGra1.pri, whole genome shotgun sequence includes:
- the LOC132886465 gene encoding uncharacterized protein LOC132886465, whose amino-acid sequence MAASRDVQGEAHQPDPRPSRRRQPPAYLEDYVLYHPRQSSPFRPHMRSTGHATHASQSNISFPSEGATAARASVLDRLEERWRSLSTEMEQLTVEMENAKRASYPLSTMGFSHEHPRLTSPYHQYSSSLPHSFGHAPVTTTHTGDRPPSDYMLAPQTLWTKSPSHTYVQELNPFLSQPLIQSTSSMLQGAASRVGSWLDMTDHHRPLATMVGLTKHAASVPSDGTSTPASYGSPERASIEHYPVASLAPQPAPAPALPLLGQPAPIPAQPPPGQPAPASPLPGQPAPASPLPGQPAPASPLPGQPAPALPLLGQPAPAQPLPGQPVPMQPPPIQLYPPVQLPAGPWYPPYGIPQPGHYPWYPYLYHVPQPAAYPAADTGAPNLMEMAIASSYGIPKPKLVAFSSGKESDFILLKKGLDTVLGPHRHLTEDYKFQVLLDLVKLPAAYQIAKRHLNSPQPYSAAMQALEQRYGQPRSLIQSELKALQQAPAVRMGDAQALEDFSTAVSSLVGMLQSTSGPARYELQCGSHVDILLSKLPMSYRDSFVEHCLKRGIIASGSAMTYTLIDLASWLEIKSQTLQISRRATEGIQGEPARRDTKSSKQTKVKSSTVLLNTAATLKATAPSTSPKHKRERFKPFCPYCKSNEHYLSSEFTSMNTSQKSDWIKEQNRCWRCGRGHKPDKCTLKKPCVSCGEQHLLT is encoded by the coding sequence ATGGCTGCTTCTCGAGATGTCCAGGGTGAAGCACATCAGCCTGATCCTCGCCCCAGTCGGAGAAGACAACCTCCAGCTTATCTAGAGGACTATGTGCTCTACCACCCTCGCCAGTCATCCCCCTTCAGACCACACATGCGATCAACAGGGCATGCAACACATGCAAGTCAGAGCAACATTTCTTTCCCATCTGAGGGAGCTACCGCTGCTAGAGCCTCTGTATTAGATCGACTAGAGGAGAGATGGAGAAGTTTAAGCACTGAAATGGAACAGCTTACTGTGGAAATGGAGAATGCAAAGCGTGCCTCTTATCCATTAAGTACAATGGGCTTTTCTCATGAGCATCCAAGATTAACCTCTCCTTATCACCAGTATAGTAGCAGTTTGCCACATTCATTTGGCCATGCACCTGTCACTACTACCCACACTGGAGACAGGCCTCCCTCAGATTACATGTTAGCTCCCCAAACATTATGGACCAAATCCCCTAGTCACACTTATGTGCAAGAGTTGAATCCATTCTTGTCTCAGCCACTCATTCAATCCACTTCATCAATGCTTCAAGGAGCAGCTTCCAGAGTAGGATCCTGGTTAGATATGACAGACCATCATAGGCCTCTGGCGACAATGGTAGGCCTGACCAAGCATGCAGCGAGTGTTCCATCAGATGGCACTTCTACACCAGCATCTTATGGTTCACCAGAGAGGGCATCCATAGAGCACTACCCCGTGGCATCTCTGGCGCCCCAGCCAGCGCCTGCACCCGCACTACCTCTGCTAGGCCAGCCAGCGCCCATACCTGCACAGCCTCCTCCAGGCCAGCCAGCGCCCGCGTCACCTCTGCCAGGCCAGCCAGCGCCCGCGTCACCTCTGCCAGGCCAGCCAGCACCCGCGTCACCTCTGCCAGGCCAGCCAGCGCCCGCGCTACCTCTGCTAGGCCAGCCAGCACCCGCACAGCCTCTTCCAGGGCAGCCAGTGCCAATGCAGCCTCCGCCCATTCAACTTTATCCGCCAGTGCAGCTACCTGCTGGGCCTTGGTATCCACCTTATGGGATACCACAACCTGGGCATTATCCTTGGTACCCATACCTGTACCATGTGCCTCAACCTGCGGCCTACCCTGCAGCTGATACAGGAGCACCTAACTTGATGGAGATGGCCATCGCTTCATCCTATGGGATACCGAAGCCTAAATTGGTTGCATTCTCATCAGGCAAAGAGAGTGACTTTATTCTCCTGAAGAAAGGTCTGGACACAGTCTTGGGGCCTCACCGACATCTGACAGAGGATTATAAGTTTCAAGTTCTCCTTGACCTTGTGAAACTTCCTGCAGCTTATCAGATAGCTAAGAGGCATCTTAACAGTCCACAGCCCTACAGCGCTGCGATGCAGGCTCTGGAGCAACGGTACGGCCAGCCACGATCCCTCATACAGAGTGAGCTGAAGGCCCTCCAGCAAGCTCCAGCTGTCCGGATGGGTGATGCCCAAGCACTTGAAGATTTCAGCACAGCAGTTAGCTCACTAGTGGGAATGCTACAGTCGACAAGTGGGCCAGCCAGGTATGAGCTGCAGTGTGGTTCGCATGTTGACATCCTGCTTAGCAAACTTCCTATGAGCTACAGAGATTCCTTTGTAGAACACTGCTTGAAGCGAGGCATCATAGCCAGTGGGTCTGCTATGACTTACACTTTGATTGACCTGGCGTCCTGGCTGGAAATTAAGTCTCAAACCCTACAAATCTCTCGACGAGCCACTGAAGGCATTCAGGGAGAGCCTGCACGTCGAGATACCAAGTCCTCCAAACAGACAAAAGTGAAGTCATCCACTGTGTTGCTAAACACTGCTGCTACACTGAAGGCAACTGCACCTTCCACATCGCCAAAACACAAGCGTGAGCGATTCAAGCCCTTTTGCCCATATTGCAAGTCCAACGAGCACTACCTGAGTTCAGAATTCACCAGCATGAATACATCTCAGAAGTCAGATTGGATAAAGGAACAGAACCGCTGCTGGAGGTGTGGTAGAGGGCATAAACCCGACAAGTGCACTCTGAAGAAGCCTTGCGTTTCCTGTGGAGAGCAGCACCTATTGACATGA